The Actinopolyspora erythraea genome has a segment encoding these proteins:
- a CDS encoding glycosyltransferase family 4 protein, whose protein sequence is MPELAVVAEQLLAPVPGGTGRYTRELLRSLVSTAPPGWELHTVVSSEGDPSAAEMAGVRGPHVLPLSRRALTLAWQHGRWPRVVADSVHAPTPLFPPVKRGGGLVVTVHDTVPWTHPETLTARGAAWHRRAVLRAARRAGSLVVPTEAVAEDLRRRVRSSAHIEVVGEGASADVLRPVAEEAIARRLRLPPRYLLAVGTLEPRKGYEWLIRALAEPEAPEVPLLVVGAPGWGGVSLPDLVARHGLPPDRVRHLGAVPDRELAVLLRRSAALVAPSMAEGFGLPVLEAMAAGVPVVHSDAPALVELADGAGITVPRADAAALAVALRGVLADPGRSARMAEAGRARAERFGWRETARRVWRLHTTGTARASSWRREEERAGGFADPPDRKPG, encoded by the coding sequence GCTGGTGAGCACGGCTCCACCTGGGTGGGAGCTGCACACGGTCGTGAGTTCGGAGGGAGACCCCTCCGCCGCCGAGATGGCGGGGGTGCGGGGCCCGCACGTGCTGCCATTGTCGCGCCGGGCGTTGACGCTGGCCTGGCAGCACGGCCGGTGGCCGCGTGTGGTGGCCGACTCGGTGCACGCCCCCACCCCCCTGTTCCCACCGGTGAAGCGGGGTGGCGGTCTGGTCGTGACCGTGCACGACACGGTGCCCTGGACCCATCCCGAGACCCTCACCGCGCGCGGGGCCGCCTGGCACCGCCGAGCCGTGCTGCGGGCCGCTCGGAGGGCCGGTTCGCTGGTGGTGCCCACCGAGGCTGTGGCCGAGGACCTGCGTCGGCGGGTCCGGAGCTCCGCCCACATCGAGGTGGTCGGGGAGGGGGCCAGCGCGGACGTGCTGCGCCCGGTCGCCGAGGAGGCGATCGCTCGTCGGCTGCGGTTGCCGCCCAGGTACCTGCTCGCCGTGGGCACGCTCGAACCCCGCAAGGGCTACGAGTGGTTGATCCGCGCGCTGGCCGAGCCGGAAGCCCCGGAGGTGCCGCTGCTGGTGGTGGGGGCGCCCGGCTGGGGCGGGGTGTCGCTGCCGGACCTCGTGGCCCGCCACGGGCTCCCCCCGGACCGGGTCCGGCACCTCGGTGCCGTGCCGGACCGGGAGCTGGCCGTGCTGCTGCGGCGCTCGGCCGCGCTCGTGGCGCCGAGCATGGCCGAGGGGTTCGGGCTGCCCGTGCTGGAGGCGATGGCGGCCGGGGTCCCGGTGGTGCATTCCGACGCGCCCGCCCTCGTGGAGCTCGCCGACGGAGCCGGGATCACCGTTCCCAGGGCGGATGCCGCCGCGCTGGCGGTGGCGCTGCGCGGGGTGCTCGCCGATCCGGGGCGGTCGGCCCGGATGGCCGAGGCGGGCAGGGCCCGCGCCGAGCGGTTCGGCTGGCGGGAGACCGCCCGCCGCGTCTGGCGGCTGCACACCACCGGCACCGCTCGCGCGAGCTCGTGGCGCCGCGAGGAGGAGCGGGCGGGAGGTTTCGCCGACCCGCCGGACCGGAAACCGGGTTGA